The genomic stretch GGGTCCATGTAACCTTGCAAAGGTAGGCCCGTTCAGTATTgtatgagaaaatattttccgttGTGCagttaattgtaaataaatatatttatataaacctTCAATGCTTCAGGTTAATCAAATGATTCATTACAGCATCACCAGTTACTGTCACATTACCTTCACATAACCACACCAATGTAATTCGTATTGGAATTGTCTATCTACCCCAAATTGTACAATTCCAATAATTGACcagaaagaagaataaaaaaaatttcacctaaaAATTTACTCTCCCCGTAATTATtttgatgaaacaaaaaccagatcaattttttggtaccTTTTGTAATGTGGGCTAAGGCTTTGTTCGAGTTATTTTCTTCGCGAGTCAAAAACTGATACATAAAATGTagtaattaaagaaaatactcattaatttttgttctaaGCGTACAGTAAATCCTATGAATCACTGGTCACCGtcgcttttttaaatgaaaaaattatttcctttaTTCTGTTTGAAAGAGTCGATCGTTGATAAATGTAACTCAGCATGTATGTTTTTGTAAACATGAATACCATCATACgtgatatataattttttataagatttGAGGTATTCATAAATAATGTTACTCTCATAACACAATTAGACAATGTATGTATTGTCGATGTCTGcatgaaaataattagtaCCGGCATCATTAGCACCAAGTATTTCCATAAACATATCTCAGACTAATATAATCAACATTTAATTGTTGATTtgtcttttgaaaattttagagtCAACACATGTTTACTGTTCATCATTGAACCTATACTGTCAATGAGTCAACGACCCGTCTACTGATTAtcatagaatttattttttgttcactgTAATTGCGCAATGATTATGAATGTTTATTAAACGACGACTTTGGGATAAATTCTTTGCAACACTGATGTTAAAATAGGAATGCAAGGccaaattaaataattagcAGTATTTGAAGAAATACATTTCTGAATTCTAATTTCACCGCATAGCACACCTTTTTGTAACCGAAGTATGTagtatttaaaatattatttaaattaggttttcttttattactcTATGGGTAAGAGTTTTTCACATCCATGGATTGGCACTAGCCTAACGTGACTTAGCCATTAAGAAAGACATTCAaagatttggaattttttttaatcttatcaGGAAAAGCACAAAAAATGTTAACGTCTCTCAAAACATATGGATATCCGATAGAAAAATAGTGTAGGATGGCTTAAACAATTATTCGTTTTCCTATGTTGTACAACAGCAAAATTGAATCTCACAAGCCGTCAGAAGTTGTGtctttccaagttttttgTGCATCCGAAATCCTGGGATAACCTTTAGTCATCAGTAAAATTTAATGGTTCCATTATATTTTAACAATAATCAGAAACTCAGGAATTGCATATTTTAAATACCTGTATTTAGGGACATctatttggaaaataaagtttttactCAGTAATTCCACCTTATctctgaaatttaaaaaaacagcGGCACCAAGGTCGTTGGTACACTTTCACTCATATACGAGCGGGATGTTTGTAATAGTTAATTgagttatacaaaatatgaaGGCCAGACAACTCTCCAGCATTCAGTCTAATTGTACCAACCATAGGAAAAGCATCTCATTATATGTGTCAGAGGTTTCGCTTATCAGTATTGCGTAATGGTTGGTTAACTCATTTGGTAACTAAATTAAACATCACAAAGTTGCATTTATTCTTTcataaagtataattttaattcttaaAGTACTCATATATTATCCTGGTATCAAATTTCTATGAATTTCGTGACTTGATATTTGTATACTCATTCACTCTGAATTTATTCTTCTACGATCTGAAGCCATAAACATTTCTTCTGCATAATCGTACTACGTATTTCCGGTGgctattgaaataattaccaTTTATACTAACGGTTGGTGAATGATTCTTGTTTCAGGAATCTAACAAGGGCTACAGGATAGAGAGAGATACTTTTGGAGAGCTCAAAGttccaaatgataaatattatgGTGCTCAAACACTCAGATCGGTACTCAACTTCCCTATTGGAGATAGTTCTGAGCGTATGCCTGTAAGTATGATATAATTATACCTATTATGTTTGAAAGACACATTTAGAAATagtaaatttgataaataaattattaagaGTAAAATTGAAGTTGATGTGGCTATTTTAACAAAATGATGCATTCAATACACCTTCATTTCTGTTAAAATTGGAAATCTAAATTGCAAATTAGTTAATAATTATGACTCTTTAATTACCCTGACCTGTTGAATGCTGGCTGTTTCTGTTGCCATTCCAATTTCATTCCATATGTTGGTATTAAGGCGAAAGAAAAAGACATGCAACGTTTAATTTTAGCTTGATATACAGAGTCAATCTTGTCTGGGGTCGAACAAGGGAGGAGCTTCAACCGACTGAAGCTGTGTTTCCTATTATTCACACTCGTTCGTGTCACAATAATAGTCTGTGATTGTGCAAGTGCATGTAGGCCATATTTCGGATACATGTAATGGATGTGGATGAAAACAGATTTGGAATATAGGGTCCCCAGGTAATAATCACACTCGGTTATCGCGATGTGAACAAGTATGAATAAAAGGAATCAGAGCCTGAGCTGGCTAGAGCTCCTCTCTCATCCGACTGCGGAGAAGATTCACTCTATATAAGTATGGAACAACAGACAATAGACTATTACaatacataaaatttaaaagatcCCAGTTAaacatgatgaaatttttatattccatTTCTAGCAGTGGGTTGATATTTATAGACTCTGGTACTCAAATGTAAGAAATAAGtacttaaaattttaaatacttaTGTCGTTTTTCAGTATGCAGTTATCTGTGCTAtgggaatattgaaaaaagcagcagcagaagtAAATAAAGAGTATGGACTTGATCCGAAAATTGCGGATGCTATCAGCAAAGCAGCTGATGAAGTGATCAGTGGAAAGTTATATAATGATCATTTTCCACTGGTCATTTGGCAGACAGGTTCTGGTACTCAAACCAATATGAATACCAACGAGGTAATTTGTCTTTATTATGAAAAcgcaaaaattttaacacagtttcatttcttttcgcACAATTGTAGAGTCAGTATAACAGCTTCATGTTTATAGCTCGTCGAGCTGGATGTCAGAATATTGATCGTACGATTAATACGATAAAAGCAGATGAATGTAATTGTTGAGCACAATAATTGAGTATTTACTTgttcaagtaatttttttgcgtGTAACAAATTTCTAACTGAAAGTGAAacatttatttgttatttgatTTCAGGTGATTGCTAATCGAGCAATTGAAATGCTAGGAGGAGAACTTGGATCAAAGAAACCAGTTCATCCTAACGATCATGTGAACAAGTCGCAGAGTTCCAATGACACATTTCCCACTGCGATGCACATTGCCGTTGCTCTAGagattaacaaaatattattgccTGGTCTCAAAGAACTTCATGCTGCACTTAAATCCAAATCTGAGGAGTACAAAGACATTATCAAAATTGGTCGTACCCACACTCAAGATGCAGTACCATTAACTTTAGGCCAAGAATTTTCAGGTAATAGCACAAATCAAGAATATAAATCACGTAAAACGGGTAgtaaattatttgtaatttaaaaattgtatcttatacaatatacaattttatttactggCATTTATCTATTCATGGTAATGTGAAATGATGCAAAATATTACCCATTaacttttattaatttaatttttttcagcttacgCACAACAGATTGAATTTGGAATTCAAAGAGTACAAGATACACTACCAAGATTATACATGCTGGCGCTTGGAGGAACGGCAGTTGGTACTGGATTAAATACTTACAAAGGATTTGCCGAAAAATCGGCTGCAAAAATTGCAAGCCTTACAGGATTACCTTTTGTAACAGCACCAAACAAGTTCGAAGCTTTAGCCTGTCATGATGCTATCGTTGAAGTACATGGATCACTGAATACAGTTGCCGTATCCATCATGAAGGTTAGcattaaataatttggaaatttcttttttctgttgtACAGTATTTACTGTTCAATTTCGGAATTTCTGTGACAACCTCAAAGTTATTTGTTGAAATAACTAGGTTTGTTTCCTTTAACTACAGATACAGCTGACTTGTTTGCACGGCAATTATCCATTACAATacctttaattcaattttcagataGCTAACGATCTGCGATTTCTTGGTAGCGGACCTCGCTGTGGTCTAGGTGAGCTTTCCCTCCCAGAAAATGAGCCTGGAAGTTCGATAATGCCCGGAAAAGTGAATCCCACTCAGTGCGAAGCGATTACAATGGTCTGTGCTCAAGTTATGGGTAATCACGTTGCTACGTCAATTGGTGGAAGTAACGGACACTTCGAATTAAATGTTTTTAAACCTGTTATGGTTGCTAATACTTTGAGATCTGCTAGACTTCTGGGAGACGCTGCATCAGTATTTACAAAGAACTGCGTAAAGGGTATTGTTGCTAACAGAGAAAACATCAAGAAAATTATGAACGAGAGTTTGATGCTGGTTACTGCTTTAAACCACCATATCGGTTATGATAAGGTAAAGACTATTCTAAGTAGTTTTGGATGTTTGGTGAACTTGTTCATTGCATATATAACAGTAACTTCAAAATAATCTTTCTCGTCACTTTTTCAGGCTGCTGCAATCGCTAAACAAGCTCACAAGGAGAATTTGACTCTAAAGGAATCTGCGTTGAAAAATGGTTTGACTGCAGAGCAATTTGACGCATGGGTCAAGCCTGAAGACATGCTTGGACCGaaatgaagcaaaaaaaattctcaatctaAGACtgttttaatttgaatcacGAATAGCTGTAATACTTTGGCAAAACCTTTATAATCATTAACCATCTGTTTAATGccgtatttatataaatagtGTACATTTTGATAAAGCGTAATATACTTGGTACCGCACTATTGCAGTTGATATGTGCTAATAAAAACCCCAAGAATAGGCTGGATCGTGTTACACGTTTGTATATTTGTTTCTAACTAActattccttttttcaaataccgGTGAATACAAAAAAGTTGCTATTGCAGCCAGTGCTtagataattaataaaattggcAAATGTTCTTTTTTAATCTGACGAACAATTGAGTGGTGAAGAActgatgaaattttgtttaaaaaatgatcCTTCTTTTCTCTCCTAACATTACCCCAGAAGTTTGGCATGATAATCAATTGACACGGGTGTTACGGATGAAACTAGTTGGTCAAGCTGTACATCACTTCAAACCTGATAGTTTACGGAATCTATAGTAgcatttgcaaaataaaattgagataATGTTAATTACAGTATCAAATATCGTAGTAAACATAAGTTGCAGGAAAAAATCTTTAGTCTTTCGTTGCTGTAAATCAAGGTGTCGCTTCACAGTGAAGGTGATTATCATGTTAAACATTTATGCTTGCTATTTACAGCAATATCaacaaaagtgaaagaaattcttattttattcttattaagGTAATCAGCTCCAACTTATGGATCTGTCAGAAGTGGCATTGTCTGGAATGGGTTTCACCGTCATTGTTCGTTAGGTGATATCGTTGTAATAACGATGTAGCAGCACACTGTAAGCATGATCATGAATCACAAACATTTTTGAGTTTATACACAATAGCTAATAAGTtgaagataaataattttctttgagaataaatttttcatgtttagAATTTCTATGTAGATGCAATGACGAATTAGAGTGAACATTTGCACTCAGCATTCTACTCTGTACAGCTTATGTTTATATTACTCACAGTCTGTGAATACTTAGAGTGACGTCATCgaatattatattcttattctAACAAGAGATTTCACAATTTAAACGTCCACGATATgctaaaaatagaattttatacCAATGTGCAAGATAAATCATGGAAAGAACATTAtctgcaaaaaattattcctatGGTCAAGATGTCTACTATTTTTACAGGAAAAAGTCTGCTTTGCTAGTTGTATGTTTTATATGTAACGTGCTCTATAAGTGTTTAAAAATCTAACAGTTGTTTGTTATGTTTTCTTTATCTGCCATTCCATCATAACTTCTACTTTTCtactttatacttttttttctactattacTACGCGCAATGTGATAATTAGATTTCAAGTTCAATAAGTAATACATTATAATGGGTACATTGCAAAATCATAGAAGGACAACCCAATTATCATATCAGAAATTCAAGGTCGTAGGCCGTCAAACTTTATATACTTATTAATTTCAGACAAGATATCAGCCTGAGTACCAACCAAGAATCTTCATACAGCAAGATGTTTTCGCACGCTAAACATATTACAAGACAAGTTGTAAAACGATATTATGGAAAACTGAGTTCTGGAAAAGTCGGCATAGTGGGTGTACCTTTTGAGGCAGGGCAAGTGCGTTTCAAAAACAGTTTCTTTAACTAAATTATGTTTTATATTAGTCACACAGTTACAACAATGCTATTTATTCCAAGTTTACTTACTATGTCGCCGTCTTTAACCATTTATGGAGTATTTGATAGTAGAAATATCATCAGTAAGTTCCTGCGAAAAACGGTTTGATATTTTAATGAGCCAAATGTATATTTTTGGCTATCTAGATTGGtcgcgatttttttattttcaagtaataAGCTGACGTTATTTCCTTCttgattcgttttttatttgtgATCATGTATTCCCGAAGTTGTTTCAGATAATTAACTACAAACAAGAGTGTGAGGTCGTAAATCTACAACAATTACACCACACAATgataatatgtaaaatattacagacttgattatttctttgtaagcaagaattaattattctttgtCAATTTATGTCTTCTCAGTGAATATATTTCTGGGGAATCAACCCTCGGTTATTCGGAATGATATTCttgtaaagaaatttcaaaattaaagataCTCATCAATATTCGATAACTCATGTTATGCTTATTTTGAAATCTGGATTtcagtaaaatataaaattagtaTTTATCCATTAAATTGTATCGGAAATTCaagttattaattatataactGAACGTCTTTGCTTAGGAAAAAGTTGGAGTTGCAAAAGGCCCACATGTGATCAGAGCTGCAGGGCTGGTTAAGGAATTAGAAACTTTGggtaaatacaaattttagccaagattgtaattatttaaataaccaTTGTTACTCTCCGATCTGCAGTCagatattgtaaaatattataattggaTTATATCTAACAATGTAGGAATTGACATCAAAGATTATGG from Diprion similis isolate iyDipSimi1 chromosome 12, iyDipSimi1.1, whole genome shotgun sequence encodes the following:
- the LOC124412877 gene encoding fumarate hydratase, mitochondrial-like encodes the protein MALNLLRCRPVVGGGQHFKKIAGVVNIRMAEFCRGPCNLAKESNKGYRIERDTFGELKVPNDKYYGAQTLRSVLNFPIGDSSERMPYAVICAMGILKKAAAEVNKEYGLDPKIADAISKAADEVISGKLYNDHFPLVIWQTGSGTQTNMNTNEVIANRAIEMLGGELGSKKPVHPNDHVNKSQSSNDTFPTAMHIAVALEINKILLPGLKELHAALKSKSEEYKDIIKIGRTHTQDAVPLTLGQEFSAYAQQIEFGIQRVQDTLPRLYMLALGGTAVGTGLNTYKGFAEKSAAKIASLTGLPFVTAPNKFEALACHDAIVEVHGSLNTVAVSIMKIANDLRFLGSGPRCGLGELSLPENEPGSSIMPGKVNPTQCEAITMVCAQVMGNHVATSIGGSNGHFELNVFKPVMVANTLRSARLLGDAASVFTKNCVKGIVANRENIKKIMNESLMLVTALNHHIGYDKAAAIAKQAHKENLTLKESALKNGLTAEQFDAWVKPEDMLGPK